In Brevibacillus brevis, a genomic segment contains:
- a CDS encoding sugar phosphate isomerase/epimerase family protein gives MKLGFSSNAFKRYDIFQTIDTLADIGYQGVEILLDIPHAFPPDTSDEKISAIKEKLKERNLAISNLNAFMLYGIRDCWHPSFVEADLTERRKRIEHTHNCIDMAVKLGAKTLSTEPGGPLLGVERDWANRVFIEAMEELADHAETAGVTILVEPEPDLLIETSDQFLAFKRAVPSGSIALNFDIGHFYCVGEDPARLVDKLLPYTKHYHLEDIAADRVHHHLIPGMGAIDIPHVVKTIKCTGYEGFITIELYPYEDQAAAAATKAFRYVQRILDEL, from the coding sequence ATGAAGCTTGGGTTCAGCAGCAATGCATTCAAACGGTATGACATCTTTCAAACGATCGATACGCTGGCCGATATCGGCTATCAGGGAGTTGAGATTCTGCTCGATATCCCGCATGCGTTTCCACCGGATACATCGGATGAAAAAATCAGCGCGATCAAGGAAAAGCTGAAAGAAAGGAATCTAGCGATATCCAATCTCAACGCATTTATGCTGTATGGCATTCGGGATTGCTGGCACCCCTCGTTCGTTGAAGCCGATCTTACAGAACGGCGCAAGCGAATCGAGCACACGCACAATTGCATCGATATGGCTGTGAAGCTGGGTGCAAAGACGCTCTCGACCGAACCGGGAGGACCTCTGCTGGGTGTGGAGAGGGATTGGGCCAATCGCGTTTTCATCGAGGCGATGGAAGAATTGGCCGATCATGCGGAAACCGCTGGGGTGACGATTCTGGTCGAGCCGGAGCCGGATCTTCTGATCGAAACCTCCGACCAGTTCCTAGCCTTCAAGCGGGCAGTTCCCTCGGGATCAATCGCCTTAAACTTTGATATCGGACACTTTTATTGCGTAGGAGAAGACCCGGCTCGGCTGGTCGACAAGCTGTTGCCCTACACCAAACACTATCATTTGGAGGATATAGCCGCGGATCGTGTGCACCATCATTTGATACCGGGAATGGGCGCCATTGACATCCCCCATGTAGTAAAAACGATCAAGTGCACCGGCTACGAGGGGTTCATCACCATTGAACTTTATCCCTACGAAGATCAGGCTGCCGCTGCTGCGACCAAGGCTTTCCGGTACGTTCAGAGGATCCTGGATGAGTTATGA